The segment ACAATGCTATCATAAAATTCATTGCATCTTCAAATTTTCTTAAATCATACCCTGTTATTTTTTGTATTTTATTTATTCTGTATATTAAAGTATTCCTATGTATAAACAACTGTTTTGCTGTATCAGTTATATTTAAATTGTTTTCAAAAAACTTTTGTGCAGTACTTATTAATTCACTATTTTTTATTATTTTTTCTAGTTTATCATTTATATTTTCAGATAGCTCTTTTAATGTTTTATACTCCATATTATCTATTAAAAATGGAATCATCATACTGTTATAAAAATAAATATCTTTATGCTCATAAAATATTTTTCCATATTTTAACGCTAATAGAGCTTTTTTATATGAAGTTGAAAGCATAAAAATGCTTTCAACTTTAGTTCCTATACCTATTTTACAATTATTAATCAATTCTACATAAATATCATTATAAATATTCAATACTTTTTCATAAATCTCAATATCTGAATTTAATATAAGTAATATCTTGTTTTTACTAAATTTTAAAACCTCAACTTCATCATAAGCTTCTATTATCATTTTTTCAACTTCATCATGCAAGTTTTCATCTATTTCAATCAATACAACTAAAAAATCGTTATTTATATTTATATCATAATAATTACAATACTTTATTATCTCATCTTCATCAAACTTTTCCTTTATCAAATCTACTAAAAAATCTTTTTTAGTAAGCTGTATTTTTATCTCTTGCAATATCATTTTTCCCATAAGTTCAATCAAATTTCGATTAGTTCCTTCACATTCTTTAAATGAAATAACTTTTTTCGCATCACAATTAACATAATAAATGTAATTTTCTCCCTCAATTACTTCATCTCTAATTATTTTTTTATTGGCTATAAATTTATCTATTAATCCTACTTTATCTTTTTTTGTACTCTCTATTATATAACCACTATCATCAATTAAATTAACTTCTATATCAATATTACTTATTATATCACTAAATAAATTGCTGACTTTTCTTTGAAGCATTTTTATCACCTTTCAAATCAAACTAAATAAAGCAGAAAAACTAGTAACTAGTTTTTCTGCTTTATTATACCACAACTAAAATATAGCTTTTTCACTTTCTTTATCGAATATATGAATTTTTTCTTTTTCAAATGAAATTTTCACATTCTCTCCAATTCTCACTTTCATATCTGGAGCTACCCTTGCGATAAATTCTCTATCATTTAGTCTTAAATATAAATATGATTCAGAACCCAAAGTTTCAACTACTTCAATATTTGCACCAAATCTATTTTCACTACCTTTATCATCTGATGCTAAATATATATTTTCCGGTCTAATTCCCAATACATAATCTCTACTTAAATCTTTATCTTTTAACAATTTAGCCTTATCTTCAGGCAATTGTACTTTATTTCCATTAAATACTGCATATAGTCCACCATTTTCCTCAGTAATTTTGCAGTCAATAAAATTCATTTGAGGCGAACCAATAAAAGAAGCAACAAATATATTTGCTGGATGATTGTAAATAGTTTGTGGGTCTGCAACTTGCTGAACAATTCCATCTTTCATAACTACAATTCTAGTACCCATTGTCATTGCTTCAGTTTGGTCATGAGTTACATAAATAAAAGTAGTTTGAAGTCTATTATGAAGTTTATTGATTTCAGCCCTCATTTGAACTCTAAGTTTAGCATCTAAATTTGATAATGGTTCATCCATCAAAAATACTTTTGGTTCTCTAACTATTGCACGACCTAATGCTACTCTCTGTCTCTGTCCACCAGATAACTGTTTAGGCTTTCTGTCAAGAAGATGCTCTATATCTAATATTTTAGCAGCTTCATGAACTCTCCTCTTTATTTCATCTTTAGACTTTTTTCTAAGTTTCAATCCAAAAGCCATATTATCAAATACTGTCATATGCGGATAGAGAGCATAATTTTGAAAAACCATTGCTATATCCCTATCTTTTGGCGGTATGTCATTTACAAGCCTGTCTCCTATGTATAACTCCCCTGAAGATATTTCTTCTAATCCAGCTATCATTCTTAAAGTAGTTGATTTACCACAACCTGAAGGTCCAACTAACACTATAAATTCTTTATCCTCTATTTCAAGATTTAAATTTTTAACAGCATGATAACCGTTAGGATAAATCTTTTCAATATTTCTCAAACT is part of the Caminicella sporogenes DSM 14501 genome and harbors:
- a CDS encoding ABC transporter ATP-binding protein, which produces MAGLSLRNIEKIYPNGYHAVKNLNLEIEDKEFIVLVGPSGCGKSTTLRMIAGLEEISSGELYIGDRLVNDIPPKDRDIAMVFQNYALYPHMTVFDNMAFGLKLRKKSKDEIKRRVHEAAKILDIEHLLDRKPKQLSGGQRQRVALGRAIVREPKVFLMDEPLSNLDAKLRVQMRAEINKLHNRLQTTFIYVTHDQTEAMTMGTRIVVMKDGIVQQVADPQTIYNHPANIFVASFIGSPQMNFIDCKITEENGGLYAVFNGNKVQLPEDKAKLLKDKDLSRDYVLGIRPENIYLASDDKGSENRFGANIEVVETLGSESYLYLRLNDREFIARVAPDMKVRIGENVKISFEKEKIHIFDKESEKAIF
- a CDS encoding PucR family transcriptional regulator, which translates into the protein MLQRKVSNLFSDIISNIDIEVNLIDDSGYIIESTKKDKVGLIDKFIANKKIIRDEVIEGENYIYYVNCDAKKVISFKECEGTNRNLIELMGKMILQEIKIQLTKKDFLVDLIKEKFDEDEIIKYCNYYDININNDFLVVLIEIDENLHDEVEKMIIEAYDEVEVLKFSKNKILLILNSDIEIYEKVLNIYNDIYVELINNCKIGIGTKVESIFMLSTSYKKALLALKYGKIFYEHKDIYFYNSMMIPFLIDNMEYKTLKELSENINDKLEKIIKNSELISTAQKFFENNLNITDTAKQLFIHRNTLIYRINKIQKITGYDLRKFEDAMNFMIALFIVKYINS